caattttactaattcgtttactttaaatgacaaatcaaataaaagaaaacaccaatagaaaaggggGAACAGTCAGGAAGGTAGAAATACTAGAAGAATATCTTCTGCAGCTGCTGAGGCGATACTGCTATGGAGGCTTCAGTCTTGAGAAAGTTActaagggcggctgaagttcagatgaaactagcataATGACTTTGATTCAAAGACATCACAGAAAAGGTGGTATCAAGATGGGACCTCAGATCTTCTCTAAGAATTCGATAATAGTgataggctgcaggcagtgttagcTACTTTTCATCACAAGAAAGGGAAgggtggctgcttcaatttgtctcatcTTCTCTGTCATAACAGGATTTTGAAGATAAGCATTTGTCATCAGAGGGGAAGGCTAGAAACTGGCTATATCAAACttatggtcttctctgcttcttatcctgtcaggacttggttctcatctgcttcggacgTATTTACTCTCTTGTCTCATGCCCTGTCCTATCTCTTCTGggcaatctcttcttgaagtttatatacccatgtatgtgcAGAGTTAATAACAGTGAGCTGCAGTCCtttccatagaaggcgtttttttaacaattctgcttctcgaaaacgcccacttcgatcacgcccacttcgatcacgccatggaagcttctagataAATTTCTGATGCAATGTGAACTTCGTGTTAGGTCATTAAAAAGCACAGCACGTGTCCACCCATAATTACAtgtttcataaacaaggatatcaCTCAGGCTCAGTTTCTCTAAAtttgctgactccactgattaaggctATGACATCCTGGTCgatgatcttagaagagaagaagaaaatgaaagatttacaGCCCTAATCCAAACTCTTGTACCTATTGTCCATTCTCATCCAGGTACTCCTACACCTGGCACAGAGGTGACTTCGGACTCCAATCAACCTGCTCTCCCACCTCCACAGAAACCAATGGCTCTAACACAGTCCCCACTGAAAGCAGATGCAACcaacattccaaatgttcagggaatggaAACGTCGGTGGGATGACTATGCCGTCATGGTGGATCTGTCTAAGCTCTCATGTGAAAAACAGAAGATCCAGATGAGGATGTGTTTAACCCTTTAATCACAGCATGGTTTAGAACACACATTACAAATTTCCCCTTCCACAGATAAGTCTGTAGATTAAGACCTGGATGCTCTATAATTGCACATAAAGAATTTGAGGAACGAAGTGCTTCGCCGAAGAGAGTTGCTTAGCTGTATgcaaatggaaggagaatcttttgcCGATTTCTACGTGAGACTTTGTCGCATCGCAGAAGAAGTTGATTTGTGCCCAGGTAATGCTGCCGCATGTGAAGAGACCCAGCTGAAAATGATCATCTTGATGGGTATCCGAGATGCGGAGTTAGTCTAGAAGTTGATTGCCTTGGATGCCAATTCTCCTCTGCAAGATTTTGTCACCACCTGTCGATAGGATGAGGCAGCTAAAGCTGCAACTTCTGCCACACGTGGGCCACTCAGCCAGTTGTGTGCCGTTTCTGCCTACAAGAGAAGCAAGAAGCCATGAGAAAAGCCTCCACCTTCACCGAAGTCCTTGAAGACGTCTGCTTTATGCCAGTACTGTGCCTGTCAGCACGAACCGAATAAATGCTCAGTTGCCAACAGTACTTGCAAGAACTGTGACCGTGTTGGTCATTGGTCCAGGACATTGAAGTGTCCTGCTAGTAAAGTCCAGTGCTGTTGTTGTCACCGCATTGTACACTTTGATAAATGCTGCAGGGATACAAGAAACATGTTTACCAAGACAGATCTTCAAGCAGTAGTGGTGCCTCTTAAGTTTCCAACAAACCACAAGATTCATAGACCAGCTGCTGTCGCATAGGATCACCTTACGCCATCTCTAAGACGCCCAAACATATCTGTGTACTCTTGTCATCTGGCGATATCAAGTCTTGCATGAAGATGTTACCGGACACAGGTGCCGACGTCACTGTTATCGGACAGCAACACCTTGACACCATTGGTATCTCCAGCAGCTTCTTGCAACCACCTCCAACTAATATGAAGTTAACCGCGGATGTCACCTGCTCTGGGTATATTACAAGTTACCCTTATCTCAGGCAAGCAATCCTGTCATGCCAGGATTCAAGTTCACAAAAATTTGGAAATTTTACTTTTATCCTATGGTCATTGTCAGGAACTGGCCATAATATCTCCAGACTTTCCCAAACCTATTTGGAGGTCAAACATGTAAATAGATGCAAGGAACTGCCCTCCTCAGCAACCACATCACCTTTACCAGCAAAGGAATACTTTCTTCAAGAGTTTAAAGATGTGATGGTCTCAaaagaagatttgaagacagctcctctcaagccaatgactggtcctcccatgagaatcCACCTAAAGGATGGTGCAGTGCCTTCTGCTATCCACACTCCAAGACAGATTCCTTTTGCATTTAAGAACTAAGTCAAAGAAGAGCTTGATTCTATGGTGCCCCAAGAGATAATCATACCTACTAGTGATAACCCTTCAGTTTGGTGCCGCCCTCTCATCGCCGTTGTCAAGATAGGGACAGGAGCACGTATAACTGTCAACCTAACCAAGTTGAACAGCCAAGTTTCTCGTCCAGCCCACCCTTCACCCAAAACCTACACACCTATTTGTGTGGACCCGAAGGCTCGTTACTTCACAACAGCTGATGCTCTTTATGGATACTGGCAAATAGAACTGGTTGAAGAGAATCGACATTCAACCACATTTAGTACACCATATGGTCGGCtcatacattgcagaggaccgaTGGGCTTCACAGCTACTGGTGATGCCTTCTGCCTGTGAGGTGACAAGGCCCTTCAACGCGTCGAAAATTGTGTTAAGGTCATAGACGACCTCCTCCTTTACGATGAAGTCTATGTTACACACCTTCATTGTATCCATGAAGTGCTCACCATGTGCCGCAAGTTATGGATCACACTCAACAAGGATAAATTTGTGGTTGCCACCCCCTCTGTTAACTTATGTGGGTACAATTTCTCAGGAGATGGCATTTCAGCTGATCAGCAGAAAGTCAGTGCCATAAAGGATTTCCCCACCCCTGCTAACCTGACAGACCTCAGATTGTTCAAGGGATTGTTCAACCAGTTAGCGGAGTTTACGTCTGACATCTCCATTGCATCCCAACCTTTACGCACTCTGATGAGCCCCGAGAGTATGTTTGTCTGGACTTCTGACCACGATGAAGCATTTCAACTCGTCAAGTTTAGGTCTCACCTGTCCACCAGTTATCGTCATCTTTGATCCAGACCTACCCGTTGTTCTTCAAACGGATGCGTCACGCCTCAACAGCACTGAATATGCTCTCTTGCAAGACCATGGTAATGGACACCTGCGTTTAGTTGAGTGTGGTTCTCGTTTTCTCATCGATGAAGAGACACACTACGCCACCGTCGAGCTCGAGATGCTAGCCGTTGTCTGGGGAATGGCAAAGTGTAGGCTGTATTTAGCCGGCCTACAGAACTTTACTCTGACAATGGATCACCGGCCACTCATACCAATTCTGAACAGTTATACGCTGGATGCCATCGAAAACTCCTGTCTTCAGTGCCTCAAGGAGAAGATCTCGCCTtacatctttacagctgtgtggcgTGCTGGTAAGTTACTCAGCCTTCCAGATGCGTTATCTTGAGCCCTGGTCAGCTACCCTACACAGGAGGATGAGATCTCAGGTACTTCTTCTGATGCTCATCACCAAACTGTCTTAGCCTTGAACACCCTTACTCTTTCAGACAAGTCTTTAGCTCAGGATGCCGACAGGATACTCCAGGATCTTTGTGATGCAGCAATGCAGCGAGAGCAGATCCTGCGTATACTCGTCTACTAGattgtgtcacatcaggattcTCTCAAAACAGATATGATCTTCACAATTCTGTACTTCCATACTGGAAACTGTGTAGAGATTTTTATGCCGATGGTGACTTTGTCTTTTATGGAGCAAGAGTTGTAGTTCCTGCTACCCTTCGTACCgcaccttgtcccacttgcatgacagccacTAAGGTAGAGCAAGGCAGTCTGTTTTCTGGCCTAGCATTGACTCTGACATTGTCAACATGGTCAGAGCTTGTGATGCATGTCAAACATTGCAACCATCTCAGCAACAGGAACCTTTAATGAACAACGACAACCCAACAAATCCTTTTGAGTCTATCTCAGCCAACTTCTTTGTTGTCACAGGGAAAGCTCTCTTTGTTGTCGCTGATTGCCTATCAGCATGGCCTGTTGGCAAGCCCTGCAAAGGTGATACTACCACCTCTAACACAATCAGGATCTTCTGCAGATACTTTTGTGAAGCTAGTGTTCCTCTTTGCCTTAGGACAAATGAAGGACCACAATTCACCAGCATAGATTTCAAGGATTTTATGAAGAGATGGGGAGTTTGACATAAGGTAACATCACCTCACTATCCGCAATTGATTGGTCACGCCGAAACCGCCGTGAAGTCGGTTAAGCACCTCATCCTGAAAACTGTCCCGTCTGGCAACATTGATTGTGAAGATTTTGACAGTGGCTTGTTGGAGCTCAGGAATACTTCTAATTTTATAGGACGCGCCCCTGCCCGGGTCCTATGTGGCCGACCTCTCAAGTTATGTATTCATGCCTATCCTAAAGCATTTTCTGAGGAGTGGCAGGTCAAGACTGAAGTCTGTGACTGCCATGCTGCTGCCCGCTATGAGCAGGTAAAGACCCAGTATGACCGGCATGCCCGCCCCCTGCCAAAGTTGAGTGTCGGACAGCAAGTTCAGATTCAAGACCCGACCTCTCATCGCTGGGACTAAGTCGGCATTATCATGGACCATGGAAAGCCAAAAGACTATCAAATTTGTCTCCCTAGTGGTCATGTGTGGGGGCGTAATCGCTGTTTTCTTCGCCCAGTGCCACCCACTATCAGTGACCTCTCTCTCCTTGACTCTGTGTCCCCTTGCCAGGACAtagaaagagagtccttagtcacTACTCTTCCAGTGAACCGCACGTCGTTCCCAAAGACACATAGAAAAGGAGTCCGCTCAAGATTGCACTACGAGCGTGAGGGGGAAGGAGGTGTAGGTACACGAAAAGACACATGTAACATGtgccaatattcattattattgtcattgttctaTATGTATCATATCAGCAGAATAATTCATGCCTTATTAATATGATATTGCAACATTGAATTAGCATTGGTAACATTTACTTATTGCTCTCATGATGCACTTTCTTGTTCGTCCTGATCTCTTACTGATaagttatcttccttttgtttccaCAGACTTTGTATTTTTTTCGTAATAGTCATCAAGAACCTAATTttaaagttgtatccttgccccttCTATTAAcattaaggaagttaccaacacgtacatatatatatatatatatatatatatatatatatatatatatatatatatatatatatatatatatatgtatgtatatatatgcatatatatgcatatatatatatatatatatatatatatatatatatatatatatatatatgtatatatatacatatatataatgtatatatacatatatatgcacacacacacacacatatatatatatatatatatatatatatatatatatatatatatatatatatatttaaatatatatatatatgcatatatatatgtaaatatatatatatatatatatatatatatatatatatatatatatatgtatatatatatatatatatatatatatatatatatatatatacataaatatatacatatatataaatatatatacatacacacacacacacatatatatatatatatatatatatatatatatatatatatatatatatatatatttatagatagatagatagataatatatatatatatatatatatatatatatatatacatatatatatatctatatatatatatatatatatatatatatatatatatatatatatatatatatatatacagtatatatatatatatatatatatatatatatatatatatatatatatatttgatagaatAACTTGGGGAATAatagaggatatcccattaatggctattACAAATAAGGTTACAACACTTACCGCACTAcactggggaactccttcttcctaacATTTCCCCTCTGATAGAGTTTCACCTACTCGGACAGTAGTTGCATTTTCCCCGAGAAAACTCACTTTGGGAAAAACCCCATGATGAGAGCCTTCAGCGATAAATATACGTGTGCTAAGATTTCACGACTACATCAATGTTGcattgtttatattgataataacaacatctAAAGCGCCAGTAACAATATGAAAAATtacggtaataatgataataataatatattccgtTATCggagtataaaagaaaaaatatgaagctatagataaaataaaaacgaaaaaatctATTGCCTAAAAGACTTATGTTAAGGGgcatatgaaaattatttccaCTTATGTCAACTCTTGACAACCTAAtaactttcacacacacatacatacacacacacacacatacacacacaatcttaTCGAATCTTATATTACTTACTTGCTACGAGATCCAGTATTACAATCGTGTATATTTCTACAAAACCAGAGTGGATCTATCTTCGTcttatattaataaaattgttttaaaaggggggttacatattattattattattattattattattattattattattattattattattattattattattatccaagctacagccctagttggaaaggcaggttgCTATAAACCAAAGGGATCCAACcagggaaatatcccagtgaggaaaggaaacaagatgaatacactataagagaagtaattaataactaaaatagaatattctaagaacagtaacagttctATTCTTTTAGATAAGTTTGAAAACTCACTTCAAAagaagtatatcagtagtggtgagttgcatagaagTAATGTTTTAATATATGGAGATATCCTTAATATAATACAGAACTGGAACTTAATGAACATATGTAACTCATGCCAATGAAAATATGCAACGGATGCGAAGGATTTTTAGCAAATTACAATATTTAAATGCAATTGTATCATTATGCTAGTATCACATTTCAGTTTGCACAgattttcataatgaataatctACACACGGGGAAAAAACTGCTGGCCACCTACCTGTATCATGGACTCACATCCCTCAGAAAAAAATACACCCCGAAAATTTCCCTACAAATATTTCACTCAACTAGATTTCaacccaatattttttttctcttaaaatttccaccccccaaaaaattacACCCTCTTACCAACCAATACAGTTCATTGTTATGGTCTTTTGCCCCGTTTGTTTTACTATGACTTGATTATATTTTCTGCAATTAAatgtaatgattttaaaatgttattaaaAGTACATTAATGAAAATTCTATTATAGTTCTTCCATTTCATAATTTCCCACTAATATCTCTAGTTTTCTTTTATCTAATGCTTcacagtttttattttctttggcgAGTATATGTGcctattatatgtaatttttgtttgTGCTCTACTTTCTTTCTTAGGCAGGGTCCCCTTCACAATTCTGTACTTCCATACTGGAAACTACTTGGAGATCTCTATGCCTATGGTGACCTTGTCTTGTATGGAGCAAAAGTTGTAGTTCCTGCTGCCTTTTGTCGCCGCACCTTGTCCAACTTGCATGACAGCCATGGAGGTATAGAGTGAATTGAAGTAATAAGTGGCTGAATAGTATCCGGAGTTCTTCACTTTGTCTCTCATGGCATTCATACCTCTTTGGCTCTCACTTTCTGTATAACTGGTTTCCTTAGATTACATTCAGTGTGAATATGGACACGACATCcattatagaatttttcacaatgcCAATGGGTTCTGGTTTTTATCGCATTATCTTTATGCCTCTCGGTTATGTAATTTTCTTCGTCAACCAGTTTTTGGTTTCCTTTCAGGATAGAAATTGACGAGAGTGACACGGTTACCCCcagcacccccacccccaccaccccaaaaaaatatttaggtcaACGATAAGAAAGCAACATAAATTTGAattgatta
This genomic stretch from Palaemon carinicauda isolate YSFRI2023 chromosome 21, ASM3689809v2, whole genome shotgun sequence harbors:
- the LOC137614885 gene encoding uncharacterized protein, coding for MVRACDACQTLQPSQQQEPLMNNDNPTNPFESISANFFVVTGKALFVVADCLSAWPVGKPCKGDTTTSNTIRIFCRYFCEASVPLCLRTNEGPQFTSIDFKDFMKRWGV